In Sphingomonas sp. LT1P40, the following are encoded in one genomic region:
- the tatC gene encoding twin-arginine translocase subunit TatC yields MVSDDELQGTEAPLLDHLIELRRRLLYSVLSLVLTFAVAFYFARPIFGFLVHPLAEAGQNRLIFTQIFEAFLVQIKVAFFAAMMVSFPIIANQLWLFVAPGLYKKERKALLPFLLATPVLFTMGAAMAYYFAIPVALNFLLGLEGDLGGGVKQEAMPSVANYLSFVMQFLFAFGISFLLPVLLMLLERAGIVTYEQLKGAWRYAVVAAFAIAAVLTPPDIGSQLLLAGPLCLLYGLSLVAIWFTRRRREKTAAAEAAAGE; encoded by the coding sequence ATCGTGAGCGACGACGAACTACAGGGCACAGAGGCACCGTTGCTCGATCATCTGATCGAACTGCGTCGGCGCCTGCTCTACAGCGTGTTGTCGCTGGTCCTGACCTTTGCCGTGGCGTTTTACTTTGCCCGGCCGATTTTCGGGTTTCTGGTGCATCCGCTGGCCGAGGCAGGGCAGAACCGCCTGATCTTCACGCAGATTTTCGAGGCGTTCCTGGTCCAGATCAAGGTCGCATTCTTTGCCGCTATGATGGTGTCCTTCCCGATCATCGCCAACCAGCTGTGGCTGTTCGTGGCACCGGGACTTTACAAGAAAGAGCGTAAGGCGCTGTTGCCGTTCCTGCTGGCGACCCCGGTGCTGTTCACGATGGGCGCAGCGATGGCCTATTATTTCGCAATCCCCGTCGCACTGAACTTCCTGCTGGGACTGGAAGGCGATCTGGGCGGGGGGGTGAAGCAGGAAGCGATGCCATCGGTTGCGAACTATCTGTCGTTCGTAATGCAGTTCCTGTTCGCGTTCGGCATCTCGTTCCTGTTGCCGGTGCTGCTGATGCTGCTCGAACGAGCGGGCATCGTCACCTATGAGCAGCTCAAGGGCGCGTGGCGCTATGCAGTGGTCGCGGCGTTTGCGATCGCTGCCGTGCTGACGCCCCCAGATATCGGGTCGCAGTTGTTGCTGGCGGGGCCTTTGTGCCTGCTCTACGGCCTGTCGCTGGTGGCGATCTGGTTTACGCGCAGGCGGCGCGAAAAAACGGCGGCAGCCGAAGCCGCCGCCGGAGAATAA
- a CDS encoding entericidin A/B family lipoprotein: MRKFFAAALIAGAVALSGCNTIQGVGKDVSSAGDTVAKTADDAK; encoded by the coding sequence ATGCGTAAGTTTTTTGCTGCGGCGCTGATTGCCGGCGCGGTTGCCCTGTCGGGCTGCAATACGATTCAGGGCGTGGGCAAGGACGTCTCGTCGGCTGGCGATACCGTCGCCAAAACGGCCGACGACGCCAAGTAA
- a CDS encoding sensor histidine kinase, with amino-acid sequence MADVQIDGDDLTRRTSGNPLAAVARMPTGAKVFLIISAAMLPLALIAFFASIQTTRIADQEVRGRLRVAIAEAARALRSELAYELRELRGALPAVAGAVPNCGRLAGVFEPQAANGIRYAMMDPDGRLLCGVPIPPASGERVAGGAIDLRLIADTGAQIEVAGATGHIARAFFPTAFLAASAEPSAMARDYGITLSGPEQSLVLRSLTATGALDRREEQQVDLGVQGLQLEMAVASAPITSSMVIAAIAPFLMWLTAAGISWFVVDRLLIRPLRRLRTTVGAYQPGEVIDPIAGSDIPAQEIRALGDTFRDLSRTVQLHEHDLAEGLSRQTKLTREVHHRVKNNLQVIASLINFHARGAKSPEALAAYASIQRRVDALAVVHRHHYAGFEQTRGIEIRPVIGELASNIRATAPDDTAIGIVLDIEPWLVSQDNAVAVAFLITEIVELAINCSDTAQIRISMKAMDAGSDQAMLRISSSALADNPGFAELYERRYGRVIGGLARQLRSQLHHDPLVGAFELPVAVTGPQ; translated from the coding sequence ATGGCCGATGTACAGATTGACGGGGACGACCTGACGCGCCGCACTTCAGGCAATCCGCTCGCCGCCGTTGCGCGAATGCCGACCGGGGCAAAGGTTTTCCTGATTATCAGCGCGGCCATGCTGCCGCTCGCGCTCATCGCATTTTTCGCTTCGATCCAGACCACGCGCATCGCCGATCAGGAAGTGCGCGGACGGCTGCGCGTTGCGATCGCCGAGGCTGCGCGCGCGTTGCGCAGCGAACTTGCCTATGAGCTGCGCGAGCTGCGCGGGGCGTTGCCGGCGGTCGCGGGGGCGGTGCCCAATTGCGGTCGTCTGGCGGGCGTGTTCGAGCCACAGGCTGCGAACGGCATTCGCTATGCGATGATGGACCCCGACGGACGGTTGCTGTGCGGCGTGCCGATCCCCCCTGCCAGTGGCGAACGCGTGGCGGGCGGCGCAATCGATCTGCGGCTGATCGCCGATACCGGTGCCCAGATCGAAGTCGCAGGGGCGACCGGGCATATTGCGCGCGCCTTTTTCCCCACCGCCTTTCTCGCCGCCTCTGCCGAACCCAGCGCGATGGCGCGCGATTACGGCATCACGCTGTCAGGCCCGGAACAGTCGCTGGTGCTGCGCAGCCTCACCGCCACCGGCGCGCTCGACCGGCGCGAGGAGCAGCAGGTCGATCTGGGCGTGCAGGGTCTTCAACTTGAAATGGCGGTGGCCAGCGCGCCGATCACGTCGTCGATGGTGATCGCGGCGATCGCGCCGTTCCTGATGTGGCTGACCGCCGCGGGCATATCGTGGTTCGTGGTCGATCGACTGCTGATCCGTCCGCTGCGCCGCCTGCGCACCACGGTCGGTGCCTACCAGCCCGGCGAGGTAATCGACCCGATCGCCGGCAGCGATATCCCGGCGCAGGAAATCCGCGCGCTCGGCGACACATTCCGCGATCTCAGTCGAACCGTGCAACTGCACGAACATGACCTTGCCGAAGGACTGTCGCGCCAAACCAAATTGACGCGTGAAGTTCATCACCGCGTCAAGAATAACCTTCAGGTGATCGCCAGCCTCATCAACTTCCACGCACGCGGCGCGAAGTCTCCGGAGGCGCTGGCCGCCTATGCCTCGATCCAGCGGCGCGTCGATGCGCTCGCGGTGGTCCATCGCCATCATTATGCCGGGTTCGAGCAGACGCGCGGTATCGAGATTCGCCCGGTCATCGGTGAACTCGCATCGAACATCCGCGCGACGGCGCCCGACGACACCGCGATCGGCATCGTTCTGGATATCGAGCCTTGGCTGGTGTCGCAGGACAATGCCGTTGCAGTGGCGTTTCTGATTACAGAGATCGTCGAGCTGGCGATCAACTGCAGCGATACCGCGCAGATCCGCATTTCGATGAAGGCGATGGATGCTGGATCGGATCAGGCGATGCTGCGGATCAGCTCCTCCGCGTTGGCGGACAATCCCGGCTTCGCCGAGTTGTATGAGCGCCGCTACGGTCGAGTCATTGGGGGTCTGGCGCGTCAGCTTCGCTCGCAGCTCCACCACGATCCACTGGTGGGCGCGTTTGAACTTCCGGTCGCTGTTACCGGCCCCCAATAA
- a CDS encoding NepR family anti-sigma factor codes for MRSADEKKKEPLVRTGGGTGTRKDRNIGDALRRVYQDAADEKIPDDLLDLLGKLD; via the coding sequence GTGCGTTCGGCCGACGAGAAGAAAAAGGAGCCGCTGGTGCGGACTGGCGGCGGAACAGGCACGCGCAAGGACCGGAACATCGGTGATGCGCTGCGCCGCGTCTATCAGGATGCTGCCGACGAAAAGATTCCGGATGACCTGCTCGACCTGCTCGGCAAGCTCGATTAG
- a CDS encoding response regulator has product MSLGQQLAPHLPFLRRYGRALTGSQTEGDRYVRATLEAIVAAPEEFPRDVDPRLGLYRTFQAIWGSTHLDDRVEDIDPLSDNEAIARARLARLAPRSRQALLLTAMEGFTSEDAAYLLEESADSVDSLVTDALGEIDSQTRARVMIIEDEPLIAMDLETIVRDQGHEVTGVAVTRDEAVALAMEDRPGLVLADIQLADDSSGIDAVKDILAQFNVPVIFITAFPERLLTGERPEPTFLITKPFQRSTVKAAISQALFFDQSTVPVD; this is encoded by the coding sequence ATGTCGCTTGGACAGCAGCTCGCGCCCCATCTTCCTTTCCTGCGCCGTTATGGCCGGGCGCTCACCGGAAGCCAGACCGAGGGTGATCGTTATGTTCGTGCGACGCTGGAGGCGATCGTCGCTGCACCCGAAGAATTCCCGCGCGACGTAGATCCCCGACTGGGACTGTACCGCACGTTTCAGGCGATCTGGGGCTCGACTCATCTCGACGACCGGGTCGAGGATATCGATCCGCTAAGCGATAACGAAGCGATCGCCCGTGCCCGCCTCGCCCGCCTCGCGCCGCGCTCGCGCCAAGCGTTACTGCTGACCGCCATGGAGGGGTTTACGAGCGAGGACGCCGCTTATCTGCTCGAGGAATCCGCCGATTCGGTCGACAGCCTCGTCACCGATGCGCTGGGCGAAATCGACAGCCAGACGCGTGCGCGCGTGATGATTATCGAGGACGAGCCGCTGATCGCGATGGATCTGGAGACCATCGTCCGCGATCAAGGTCATGAAGTAACCGGCGTTGCCGTGACGCGCGACGAGGCGGTCGCTCTGGCGATGGAGGATCGCCCCGGCCTGGTACTGGCGGACATTCAGCTGGCCGACGACAGTTCCGGTATCGACGCGGTCAAGGATATCCTGGCGCAGTTCAACGTGCCCGTGATCTTCATCACCGCATTCCCGGAGCGGTTGTTGACCGGGGAGCGGCCCGAGCCGACCTTCCTGATTACCAAGCCGTTTCAGCGTTCGACGGTGAAGGCGGCGATCAGTCAGGCGCTGTTTTTCGATCAATCGACGGTGCCGGTGGACTGA
- a CDS encoding sigma-70 family RNA polymerase sigma factor, whose amino-acid sequence MTDSEQDAEDAAPIEHVALSDPEFKQQLAVVIPHLRAFGRSLSGNRDTADDLVQETLMKAWAARQRFQAGTNMRAWTFIILRNLYLSQMRRARFKGEWDDLVADRLLAAPASQDRHVELADMQRALMHLPQPQREALILVGAGGFAYEEAAEICGVAVGTIKSRVARGRVALEALMNGGTLPSRHDSESDGRSALDTIMAEVEDLSRER is encoded by the coding sequence ATGACCGACAGTGAGCAGGATGCTGAAGATGCAGCACCGATCGAGCATGTTGCGCTCTCCGACCCGGAGTTCAAGCAACAGCTTGCGGTCGTAATTCCGCATCTGCGCGCGTTCGGCAGATCGCTGTCAGGCAACCGCGACACCGCCGACGATCTGGTACAGGAAACGCTGATGAAGGCGTGGGCGGCGCGCCAGCGGTTTCAGGCTGGCACCAACATGCGGGCTTGGACCTTCATCATCCTGCGCAATTTGTATCTGAGCCAGATGCGTCGTGCGCGCTTCAAGGGCGAATGGGATGATTTGGTTGCCGACCGGTTGCTCGCGGCTCCGGCAAGTCAGGATCGTCATGTCGAACTCGCCGATATGCAGCGTGCGCTGATGCACCTGCCGCAACCGCAGCGCGAGGCACTGATCCTCGTCGGTGCCGGCGGCTTTGCCTATGAGGAAGCGGCCGAGATTTGCGGCGTCGCGGTCGGCACGATCAAGAGTCGCGTCGCGCGCGGTCGTGTCGCGCTGGAGGCGTTGATGAACGGCGGCACCCTGCCATCGCGCCATGATTCTGAAAGCGACGGTCGCAGTGCGCTCGATACGATCATGGCCGAAGTCGAGGATTTAAGCCGCGAGCGCTGA
- a CDS encoding bifunctional [glutamine synthetase] adenylyltransferase/[glutamine synthetase]-adenylyl-L-tyrosine phosphorylase, translated as MDVNSSALQDAVERARDHAPFLAHLLEREPGLVAELPDAIADPVAASRIDDPAMPVARRLRLERRRLALITAIGDLSGQLDFRATTRALSEFADYALDAAIRAALIERVPGCTPMGLAAIALGKQGSSELNYSSDIDPILIFDPATMPHREREEVAEAAVRVGRRVVELLQARDGDGYVLRIDLRLRPSPEVTPIVLPVEAAISYYESQALPWERAAFIRARAAAGDTVLGQQFLDTIRPFIWRRALDYGTIREIRGISRRIREHHAQGQAFGPGFDLKRGRGGIREIEFFAQIHQLIHGGRDPSLRAPATLDALAALAAAGWIDAADAAALSEAYILLRTIEHRVQMIDDRQTHALPHGEALDRVARLHGLADGAALLALLAPHVERVGRVYDSLEAEDAAPVSANETGVERALDAAGFEDAVGAARLIEGWRSARYPALRSAPARAALEAVLPPLIAAMGEAPDPGRALARLDTILSRLPSALNLFNLLEARPALARLVSTILCHAPTLAEALARRVELIDGLIDATALEPVGDVATLAASMRAREAGDDYQRLLDHVRKVVGEKRFALGAQIVAGASDPLQVSAGYSRVAEAAIEVLAQAAIDEFRMRHGVVPDSELVMLALGRFGGGALTHASDLDLIFLFTGDYQAESDGEKPLGAVTYYNRLAQRVVAALSVATAAGPLYEVDTRLRPSGAQGPLVVSLDGFAKYQREDAWTWEHMALTRARPVFGSADGRVAVQAVVDAVLAGDRPARDIAADARSMRDEMAAHKPPKGPLDAKLLPGGLVDLEFAVHTTQLVNRTGFDADLRRAIEALAGAGLVPLALAQAHDFLTRMLVTLRLVAPDAEPPTPATQPVVAHAVGEADWDGVVVSLDRHRQEVTKVWTAVAGMQGVKDGD; from the coding sequence ATGGACGTTAATTCCAGCGCCTTACAGGACGCAGTTGAGCGGGCGCGAGATCATGCGCCGTTCCTTGCCCATCTGTTGGAACGCGAACCCGGACTGGTCGCGGAACTGCCGGATGCGATTGCCGATCCGGTTGCTGCGTCGCGGATCGACGACCCAGCGATGCCGGTCGCGCGGCGGCTTCGGCTCGAACGGCGCCGGCTCGCGCTGATTACCGCGATCGGCGATTTGAGCGGACAACTGGACTTCCGCGCGACGACGCGGGCCTTGTCCGAATTTGCCGATTATGCGCTCGACGCCGCGATCCGCGCCGCGCTGATCGAACGCGTGCCCGGATGCACGCCGATGGGTCTGGCCGCGATCGCGCTGGGCAAACAGGGCAGCAGCGAGCTGAACTACTCGTCGGACATCGACCCGATCCTGATCTTCGACCCCGCGACGATGCCGCATCGTGAGCGCGAGGAGGTCGCGGAGGCTGCGGTGCGGGTCGGGCGGCGCGTCGTCGAACTGCTGCAGGCGCGCGATGGCGACGGCTATGTGTTGCGTATCGACTTGCGGCTGCGCCCGTCGCCCGAAGTCACCCCGATCGTGCTGCCGGTCGAGGCGGCGATCTCATACTATGAATCGCAGGCGCTGCCATGGGAGCGGGCGGCGTTTATCCGCGCGCGGGCGGCGGCGGGCGACACCGTGCTGGGGCAGCAGTTTCTCGACACGATCCGGCCGTTCATCTGGCGGCGTGCGCTGGATTACGGGACGATACGCGAGATTCGCGGCATCTCGCGCCGCATTCGGGAGCATCACGCCCAGGGGCAGGCGTTCGGACCGGGCTTCGACCTGAAGCGCGGGCGCGGCGGGATTCGCGAGATCGAGTTTTTTGCGCAGATCCATCAGCTGATCCATGGCGGGCGCGACCCCTCGCTGCGCGCACCCGCGACGCTCGATGCGCTGGCCGCGCTGGCTGCGGCGGGGTGGATCGACGCGGCCGACGCGGCGGCCTTGTCCGAGGCCTATATCCTGCTGCGCACGATCGAGCACCGCGTGCAGATGATCGACGACCGCCAGACGCATGCCTTGCCGCATGGCGAGGCATTGGATCGCGTGGCGCGGCTGCACGGGCTGGCCGATGGTGCGGCGTTGCTGGCGTTGCTGGCACCGCATGTCGAACGGGTGGGGCGGGTCTATGATTCGCTGGAAGCTGAGGATGCGGCCCCGGTCTCGGCGAACGAAACCGGTGTCGAGCGTGCGCTGGATGCGGCGGGGTTCGAGGATGCGGTGGGGGCGGCGCGGTTGATCGAGGGGTGGCGGTCGGCGCGCTATCCGGCGTTGCGCAGTGCGCCCGCCCGCGCCGCGCTGGAGGCGGTGTTGCCGCCATTGATCGCGGCGATGGGCGAAGCGCCCGATCCGGGCCGCGCGCTGGCGCGGCTGGACACGATCCTGTCGCGGCTGCCGAGCGCGCTGAACCTGTTCAATTTGCTGGAGGCGCGACCGGCGCTGGCGCGGCTGGTGAGCACGATCCTGTGCCATGCACCGACGCTGGCGGAGGCGCTGGCGCGGCGGGTCGAGCTGATCGACGGGCTGATCGATGCGACCGCGTTGGAGCCGGTGGGCGATGTCGCCACGCTGGCCGCGTCGATGCGCGCGCGCGAGGCGGGGGACGATTATCAGCGGCTGCTGGATCATGTGCGAAAGGTGGTGGGCGAAAAGCGTTTTGCCTTGGGCGCGCAAATCGTCGCGGGGGCGAGCGATCCGTTGCAGGTATCCGCCGGTTATTCGCGCGTGGCGGAGGCGGCGATCGAAGTCCTGGCACAGGCGGCGATCGACGAATTCCGGATGCGGCACGGCGTCGTGCCGGACAGCGAGCTGGTGATGCTGGCGCTCGGCCGGTTCGGCGGCGGCGCGCTGACGCATGCGTCCGATCTCGACCTGATCTTCCTGTTCACCGGCGATTATCAGGCGGAATCGGATGGCGAGAAGCCGCTGGGAGCGGTGACCTATTACAACCGGCTGGCACAGCGCGTGGTGGCCGCGCTGTCGGTCGCCACGGCGGCGGGGCCGCTGTACGAAGTCGATACGCGATTGCGCCCGTCAGGGGCACAAGGGCCGCTGGTCGTGTCGCTCGACGGTTTCGCCAAATATCAGCGCGAGGATGCCTGGACGTGGGAGCATATGGCGCTGACCCGCGCCCGGCCGGTGTTCGGGTCGGCGGACGGGCGGGTGGCGGTACAGGCAGTCGTTGATGCAGTGTTGGCAGGGGATCGGCCAGCGCGCGATATCGCCGCCGATGCGCGAAGCATGCGCGACGAGATGGCGGCGCATAAGCCACCAAAGGGGCCGCTGGACGCCAAATTGCTGCCCGGCGGGCTCGTCGATCTGGAATTTGCGGTCCATACCACGCAGCTGGTTAACCGCACCGGGTTCGACGCCGATCTGCGGCGCGCGATCGAGGCACTTGCGGGGGCGGGGCTGGTGCCGCTCGCGCTGGCGCAGGCGCATGATTTCCTGACGCGGATGCTGGTGACATTGCGACTGGTCGCGCCCGATGCAGAACCGCCGACGCCCGCGACCCAGCCCGTGGTCGCGCATGCGGTGGGAGAGGCGGATTGGGATGGCGTGGTTGTGTCGCTCGACCGGCACCGGCAGGAGGTGACCAAGGTCTGGACCGCAGTGGCGGGGATGCAAGGAGTGAAAGATGGCGATTGA
- a CDS encoding peroxiredoxin — MAIEEGDKIPAVELIDQTGETFTLNERTGAPFVLYFYPKDDTAGCTREAQDFSAFKPQFEAAGAAVLGVSRDGTIKHQKFVNKYDLTVQLATDPDGKALEAFGTWVEKTLYGKKYMGIDRSTFLFDADGRLVRAWRKVRVPGHVVEVLEAVKELRAA, encoded by the coding sequence ATGGCGATTGAGGAAGGCGACAAGATTCCCGCAGTGGAGCTGATCGACCAGACCGGCGAGACCTTCACGCTGAACGAGCGCACGGGTGCGCCGTTCGTGCTGTATTTCTACCCCAAGGACGACACCGCCGGCTGCACGCGCGAGGCGCAGGATTTCAGCGCGTTCAAGCCGCAATTCGAGGCGGCGGGCGCGGCGGTGCTGGGGGTTTCGCGTGACGGCACGATCAAGCACCAGAAGTTCGTGAACAAATACGACCTGACCGTGCAGCTGGCGACCGATCCTGACGGCAAGGCGCTGGAGGCATTCGGAACCTGGGTCGAAAAGACGCTGTACGGCAAGAAATATATGGGCATCGACCGCTCGACCTTCCTGTTCGACGCGGACGGGCGGCTGGTGCGGGCATGGCGCAAGGTGCGGGTGCCGGGGCACGTCGTCGAGGTACTGGAGGCGGTCAAGGAACTGCGCGCGGCGTGA
- a CDS encoding ferritin-like domain-containing protein has product MTQSVADAVRSVLETAHPAAKVGIARRVARDWRLGRLDHRFDVAMPDQPAAPDLPELVSPGKLAKRGAGSERGRIALIHALAHIEFVAIDLAFDMAGRFGGQFPRAFTDDWLKVGADEAMHFALLDRRLRQLGSFYGAMPAHGGLWEAAAGTAHDAAARLAVVPMVLEARGLDVTPVTIERFEAAGDVATGRILRRILNDEIIHVAAGTRWFESSCAAKRINPETEWKALIARHFHGSIKPPFNDSARATAGLTRGYYESLAAS; this is encoded by the coding sequence GTGACGCAATCGGTGGCGGACGCGGTGCGTTCGGTGTTGGAGACGGCGCATCCGGCGGCGAAGGTGGGGATTGCGCGACGGGTCGCGCGCGACTGGCGACTGGGTCGGCTGGACCATCGCTTCGATGTGGCGATGCCCGATCAGCCCGCCGCGCCGGATCTGCCCGAGCTGGTGTCGCCGGGCAAGCTGGCCAAACGCGGGGCCGGGTCGGAACGCGGGCGAATCGCGCTGATCCATGCGCTCGCGCATATCGAATTCGTCGCCATCGATCTGGCGTTCGACATGGCCGGACGGTTCGGCGGACAGTTTCCGCGTGCGTTCACCGACGACTGGCTGAAGGTCGGCGCGGACGAGGCGATGCATTTTGCCTTGCTTGACCGGCGCTTGCGGCAACTGGGCAGTTTTTACGGCGCGATGCCCGCGCATGGCGGACTGTGGGAAGCAGCGGCGGGGACTGCCCATGATGCGGCGGCACGGCTGGCGGTAGTGCCGATGGTGCTGGAGGCGCGCGGGCTGGACGTGACACCGGTGACCATTGAGCGGTTCGAGGCGGCGGGCGATGTGGCCACGGGGCGCATTCTCCGACGCATCCTGAACGATGAAATCATCCATGTCGCAGCGGGAACGCGCTGGTTCGAATCATCCTGCGCCGCAAAGCGAATCAATCCGGAAACCGAGTGGAAGGCGCTGATCGCTCGTCACTTTCACGGGTCGATTAAGCCGCCATTCAACGACTCGGCGCGTGCGACAGCCGGTTTAACGCGCGGTTACTATGAAAGCCTTGCGGCCAGCTGA
- a CDS encoding M23 family metallopeptidase: MVSTALNANIATRFRNFFTTRDFIFHDGRDLKRFSVAGRTQAILAGVAVVTVTFSAYGVSQAAFGAIMASGVAGTEVTPEARMQKMQAEVAQMEADIAAVKQAALHHAARVEQRQKIIAGVMTGKGSPADIGAPVPVQANSDSAMARDVLAPLQKVEANQAKLAAKAQRTAQLRISLTTKHLRSLGIKPERYVAGGMGGPFEAAPAGAAAVEQGADAQFRSLFQTWQKLDVLEQTVIAIPSMQPVDNIKLTSSFGVRSDPFHGTAAMHAGVDIPGPIGTPIYATADGVVGRSGRFGGYGNLITVNHGKGIETRYGHLSKILVAGNTRVRRGQLIGLMGSTGRSTGSHLHYEVRVDGAAVNPMPFMQNASVLDQIQERGARIQLTAATGN; encoded by the coding sequence ATGGTCAGCACTGCTCTTAACGCGAACATTGCGACGCGGTTCCGCAATTTCTTTACGACGCGCGATTTCATCTTTCATGATGGCCGGGACCTGAAACGTTTCAGCGTCGCCGGACGCACCCAGGCGATCCTCGCCGGCGTCGCCGTCGTCACCGTGACCTTTTCCGCCTATGGCGTGTCGCAGGCCGCATTCGGCGCGATCATGGCCAGCGGCGTCGCCGGGACCGAAGTCACCCCCGAAGCGCGCATGCAGAAAATGCAGGCTGAAGTCGCACAGATGGAAGCCGATATCGCCGCCGTGAAGCAGGCCGCCCTGCATCACGCCGCCCGCGTCGAGCAGCGCCAGAAGATCATCGCCGGCGTGATGACCGGCAAGGGTTCGCCCGCGGATATCGGCGCGCCGGTCCCGGTTCAGGCCAATAGCGACAGCGCGATGGCGCGCGACGTGCTGGCCCCGTTGCAGAAGGTCGAAGCAAATCAGGCAAAATTGGCGGCCAAGGCACAGCGTACCGCACAGCTGCGCATCAGCCTGACGACGAAGCATCTGCGCAGCCTGGGCATCAAGCCCGAGCGTTATGTCGCGGGCGGTATGGGTGGCCCGTTCGAGGCCGCACCCGCCGGTGCGGCGGCGGTGGAGCAGGGTGCCGACGCGCAGTTCCGCTCGCTGTTCCAGACGTGGCAAAAGCTCGACGTGCTCGAACAGACGGTGATTGCGATCCCGTCGATGCAGCCGGTCGATAACATCAAGCTGACCAGCAGCTTCGGGGTGCGCTCCGATCCGTTCCACGGCACCGCGGCAATGCATGCCGGCGTCGATATTCCCGGCCCGATCGGCACGCCAATCTATGCCACCGCCGATGGCGTCGTGGGTCGCTCGGGTCGCTTTGGCGGCTATGGCAACCTCATCACCGTCAATCACGGCAAGGGCATCGAGACTCGTTACGGCCATCTGTCGAAGATTCTGGTCGCCGGAAACACGCGCGTGCGTCGTGGCCAGCTGATCGGCCTGATGGGTTCGACTGGCCGTTCGACCGGCAGCCACCTTCATTACGAGGTCCGCGTCGATGGCGCGGCGGTGAACCCGATGCCGTTCATGCAGAATGCCAGCGTGCTCGACCAGATTCAGGAGCGCGGCGCGCGCATCCAGCTGACTGCCGCTACTGGCAACTGA
- the erpA gene encoding iron-sulfur cluster insertion protein ErpA — translation MATVLSPDIILTPSAAARVGAIAAKQGKPAILRLSVEGGGCSGFQYKFELGDAAEGDDLMVETDGVRLVVDSVSLDLVRGASVDFVESLGGAAFRVTNPQAASGCGCGTSFSV, via the coding sequence ATGGCCACTGTCCTTTCCCCAGACATCATCCTGACGCCCTCCGCCGCCGCGCGCGTCGGTGCGATCGCGGCGAAGCAGGGCAAGCCTGCGATCCTGCGCCTGTCGGTCGAGGGCGGGGGCTGTTCGGGGTTTCAGTACAAGTTCGAGCTGGGCGATGCGGCTGAAGGCGACGATCTGATGGTCGAGACCGATGGCGTGCGGCTGGTGGTCGATTCGGTCAGCCTCGATCTGGTACGTGGCGCCAGCGTCGATTTCGTCGAGTCGCTGGGTGGCGCGGCGTTTCGCGTGACAAATCCGCAGGCGGCTTCGGGCTGTGGCTGCGGCACCAGTTTCTCGGTCTGA
- the xth gene encoding exodeoxyribonuclease III, whose translation MKIVTYNVNGIKARLPRLLEYLAEQQPDIVCLQELKSADEGFPEKDIRDAGYGALWHGQKAFNGVAILAKGSDPVERQRGLAGEPEDEHSRYLEADVNGLVVASIYLPNGNPQPGPKFDYKLRWIERLSARARVLLAEEVPVVLAGDYNVIPNDDDTYSVRAMADDALMQPESRQGYRALVAQGWTDALRTRFPVGGVWTFWDYQAGAWQRDAGFRIDHLLLSPLAADRLTGAGVDKDYRGREKASDHAPTWVSLKS comes from the coding sequence TTGAAGATCGTTACTTACAACGTGAACGGCATCAAGGCGCGGTTGCCGCGCCTGCTGGAGTATCTCGCCGAGCAACAGCCCGATATCGTCTGCCTTCAGGAGCTGAAATCGGCGGATGAAGGGTTTCCCGAAAAGGACATCCGCGACGCGGGTTATGGCGCGCTGTGGCACGGGCAAAAGGCGTTCAACGGCGTCGCGATCCTGGCCAAGGGTAGCGATCCGGTTGAGCGCCAACGCGGGCTGGCGGGTGAGCCGGAGGACGAACATAGCCGCTATCTCGAGGCGGACGTAAACGGGCTGGTGGTCGCGTCGATCTATCTTCCCAACGGCAATCCGCAGCCGGGGCCGAAATTCGACTATAAATTGCGCTGGATCGAGCGGCTGAGCGCGCGGGCGCGGGTGTTGCTGGCCGAGGAAGTGCCGGTGGTGCTGGCGGGCGACTACAACGTCATCCCGAACGACGACGATACTTATTCGGTTCGCGCGATGGCGGACGATGCGCTGATGCAGCCGGAATCCCGGCAAGGCTATCGTGCGCTGGTGGCACAGGGCTGGACCGACGCGTTGCGCACGCGCTTCCCGGTCGGCGGCGTATGGACCTTCTGGGATTATCAGGCGGGCGCGTGGCAGCGCGACGCCGGATTCCGTATCGATCACCTGTTGCTAAGCCCGCTGGCGGCCGACCGGTTGACTGGCGCGGGCGTCGACAAGGACTATCGCGGCCGCGAAAAGGCCAGCGATCATGCGCCAACCTGGGTGAGCCTGAAAAGCTGA